The DNA window GAATAAGGATAAAGAGCCGTCTATGCAGATCATTGATCTTTTCTAATACTTTCCTTGGTTCAATAAGCGGAAAAATTTTTATTGAAAGTTATTAATAATCAATTGAAACCCAAAGATAACGGGTAATATAAAGATCAAAAATAGCCCAGTAAACGAGAAGGTTATAAATCTTTTTCTATCTAAACCAACTCTTAATTCCCATAGTCCCAGACATACTAAATACAAACCTATTAGTATACTAATCATTGGTAATATTACCATATAAATCCCCGTTTTATTTCCCCCTTTAATAATTATTTTTTTATATGTATCTCATTGAACTGACATAGTCCCTTTACTTTACGTTTGACATGAATGGAATTTCCAATATTAAGTGAATTATCCGATTTAAACTAAACTGCTGCGTTAGTTTAATAAAAATGAGCTGTCTAAAACAGCTCATTGCTTTTAAAGTAAAACCATATTACTTTAATATCTTACTTCATAGAATCTCGAACTTTATCAAGAATCATCACTACTTCAGTTTGTAAATCAACTGGTTTATATGTGTCATCAATACATTCACTCCAATATGCAAGGTGTTGTTTATCAATCCAATGTTCGGATTCATCAACCTCATTTCCACCTGTACCTTGAACAGAATACCAATATAAATATTCTTCTCCATTTAAAACTTCTCGGAAAATGGTTTCTACGTACATTTTCTCGCCTTCAAGAGTTACTAATACATCTTCCATATGTTCATTTAAGAAGCCTAACCATTCATTTACTTTTTCTGTTTTACCTTGTTTCACTCGAAATCGTGTGCACTCTATTTTCACTCTAAATTGTTCCTTCCTATCATTTAATAATCACCATTCTACCACATATTAACAAATTTAAATTACATCCTTATTCAACTAAACTGCTTCGTTAGCATAAGAAGCGACTGCTCTAATTGAACAATCGCACTCCGTTCTATAACTTTATAAGTTACTAAACATTTAAGAAATCAACGATCATTTTCTTTTCACGCTTTGGCATCATATGAATGTGTCCGCACCCTTTTAGCATATGAGTCGTTCTATTTGGTATGATTCTTTTTGCTCTTGGTATTACTTTTTTCGCTGGAAATAAACAATCTTTTTCTCCTGCCATAATAAGTGTCGGAGCTTTACACTGTTGCATTAATTGTTCACTCACATTGGATGGCATCCCTACTTTTGTTTTTACATAATCAAAGCTATCTTTCACCATATCCAAAGTATCTTTATCAAGAATTTCTTCGTTAATAGCTATAAATGAAGCTGTTTCTTTTATATATTTTTCTTTCTTTGTTAGTTTATATTTGAGTAGAGGAATCATCATTTTTACAGTACTGATTGGAAAGGCGTTATTAATACCTGATGGCACAATTAATACGGATTTTTTTATTTTTTCCGGTGCCGTACACATCAGTTTTGCCAAAACTCCGCCTCCAAACGAAACCCCAAAACAAGCTATTTTATCAAATCCAAGTCCTGTAATAACGTCATTTGCCAACTTCCCATAATCATAATTTCTAGGAGAGAGACTCACTTCATCACTTTTTCCAGGGTGGCCAATAATATCAACCGCATAGATGTGAAAATTCTTAAGCAGGAATCTATACATTAGTAAATTATAGGCAGACGTACTATTTCCGCCATGAAATACTAGCAATGGTTCACCCGATAGATTGGCAGTTTCAATGATATGTGTTCTTCCAAAACGAGTATGCACGTAAACATCCTTATATGAATAATCCAATTTCTTCAATTGAGTATCATAAAGCTTTAAAGACATTTCTCTTCCAGATTGTGTTTTGTATATACTCATATAGCCCTTTCCTATAGATTATTAATTCCTCCATGTAAACTCAGCAACTTACCTCCATATGTATTGGTTGACGGTGCTTTAACGATAAAAGCACCTAGTAACATAAAAATAGTGAAGAAAAGCAAATTGCTTTTCTTCACCTTTATTTCTGTCATTCATTGCAAGAAAATTTGTTCTTGTAGCTTTGCCGAAAAATATTTACGCGCATCTGCTGTAAGAATCTGCAAATGAACAACTTCCTCCTGACTTGTAAACTCTACAAACATACCACTTAAATTTTCATATGCGTATTGAATTTTAAAGCCACTGTCTAAATAATCATCTACTTTTTTTATTTCACTTATACTTTGTAAGTAATCCGACATACAATCACCTCGCTTTTTTGCTTCATTCCTCGTCTTTTATTTCAAATAGTGGGTCCACTTCTGCTGTTACAATTGGAGGCACGAGTACGGGTTTTTGACCAAAAATTCAATCCAAATTATGACCAGCTGTAATGCCTAAATACTTTTCATCACTCGGATCAATTAGTTCAGCTTGAGGGTACTTTTTGAACCACCAATATTTCGCTAACACAAAGTATACGAGCGCCCCCACGAAGAAACCAATTAATGAAGAATAAGTCGGGAACATATTAGCTATTGCACCTCCGACAACCCAAGCGATTAAACCTGCAAAGTTAAAGCCATGCATGTATTTAAATTGCCCATCTAGCTCGTAAAGATCTTTTACATTCACGCGGCGTTTACGGATTAAATAATAATCAGCAAATAAAATACCTACAATTGCAGTTAATATACCGCCAATGATTAACAGTGCATTTACTAAGACGTCAAACAAGCTCCATGGCTGTGCTATAACGCCAATAATTCCTGCAATAACAACACCAACCCAAAACGGCACTTTTGGTCCACCGATGTTCGAGAAAATGGTTGCCGCGGGAATGACGTTTGCTGAAGTATTTGTAGACCACTGTGCTAACACAATCATCAACAATAAAATTCCTAATACAATGCCACTTGCACTTTGTTGTAATGCGTTGATCGGATCAGCAGATGACACGGCCATATAACAAACTGCACCAATTGTCACCATAAAAGTATTCGTAATGGGCATTACGATAATAGAACCAACTAGCTGTGTTTTATTGCGTTTAAACCAGTTGCGCTCATTTTTTGGCGCTTTAAAGAAACGTGATAGTGATGGCATGTCGGCCGCTAACGTAGCCCAGAATCCCATGTTTGCCATGATCACTACCATGAATGCTGTAAAGGCCGCTACACCTGTTGTCGGTGATTCTACCCAAGTCCAAATTTCTTTTCCTTGTGACGTTGCATTATCTGCAAGCGTAATATACATCCAGCACGAAATTAAAATAATTATTGGCGCTGCTAAATCTGCAAATCTTTCAATCGACTTTATGCCTAATGATGTATTAAATAACTGTAAAGCGGCAAAGACAAGGAAGCATAAAAACCAATTATTAAATCCGAATAGTAAATTTAAAATGCCGTTAATCGCCATTGCGCCAAAATAGGTGTTAAGCCCGAACCAACATGCTGCCGTTACGCCACGAACAAGTGACGGGATATGCGTTCCAAATATACCGAATGGAGCGCGCATATATACTGGGAACGATAAGCCGTGCTCGATGCCAATATCCCCAATTAACGTCATAAACACGCCGATTAAACAAGAACCGATTAACGTGGCTAAAATAACCATGGGCAATGGTAGACTCATAATAGCCGACCCGCCAATTGCAAATGCAGCTAATACAATCGCCATCCCTATCCAAATTACCGCAAAACCAAATGCTCCGATGTTTCTTTGTTGATGTGTCACAGGAAGTAAATCTGGGGATTTTAAATAATTCCCGTTATTTCCCATACATGTCTCTCCTTTTTATTTTTCATTTTCCGTGACATCCACTTAAGCCTTCTCTCCATACAGTTGACATCATGACATCTACTGAATAAAGTTGAATTTCAGTTACTCATCAAATCATTGAGCGCTTTTCTTTTACTTAGCAAGATTGCTTATCAGTGATTGGCGTTCATTCCAAGTCATGGGTGCAATAGCTGATTTTCTTTCAACCATTGTAATCGCGCCATCTACAGGGCACACAATTGAGCATAAATTACACCCTACACAATCTTGTTCACGAACCTTTAGCATCGGACGACCACTCTCTGTATACAGATCTATACATTGATGTGACGTATCTTCACAAGCGATATGACACTTATTACAGTTAATGCAAACATCATTATTAATTTCAGCGACAATTTTGTAGTTTAAGTCTAAGTTACCCCAGTCAGAATAACGTGGTACCGTCCTGCCGACTAAATCCATCACAGATGCAATGCCTTTATCATCTAAATAGTTATTAAGTCCATCAATCATGTCCTCTACAATACTGAATCCATGGTGCATCGCTGCTGTACAAACCTGCACGCCGGTTGCACCCATCAACATAAACTCCGCAGCGTCTTGCCAGTTTGAAATACCTCCGATGCCTGATATTGGCACATTGATGGATGGATTACGTGCACACTCTGCTACCATATTGAGCGCGATTGGTTTGACAGCTGGGCCACAATAACCACCATGAGCACCTTTACCACCAACGTGCGGAACCGTATTCCATGTATCCAAATCCACCCCTGCTAAGCTGTTAATCGTATTAATCATACTGATGGCATCTGCTCCACCTCGTGTTGCTGCTTCTGCTGTTACCGTAATGTCTGTTATATTCGGCGTTAGCTTTACAATTACTGGCGTGCGTGCAACTTCTTTCACCCAGTACGTTTGCTTTTCAACCAATTCAGGGACTTGACCAGAGGCAGAACCCATTCCTCGTTCTGCCATCCCATGTGGACAACCAAAGTTAAGCTCAAGACCATCAACCCCCACATCTTCTACTTTTTTTACAATCTCATGCCACTTTTCCTGCTTTGGCTCAACCATCAAAGAAACGATAATGGCATGGTTTGGAAATCTTTTTTTCGTTTCATAAATTTCTTGTAAATTGACCTCTAACGGACGATCCGTAATTAGTTCAATATTATTAAAGCCTGCTACTCGCTGCCCGTTATAACTCACCGCCGCAAAACGTGAAGAAACATTTAAAATCGGTTCACCCAATGTTTTCCATACAGCTCCACCCCATCCCGCTTCAAATGCACGTTGTACTTGATAACCTGAATTAGTCGGTGGTGCTGATGCTAGCCAAAATGGATTTGGTGATTTAATGCCTGCTAAGTCAATTCGTAAGTCTGCCATGCCCTGTCCCCCCTACGCAAGTTCACTAGGTTTTTTCAATCGATTATGAATCATTTGTGCTACGTCTTTCCCTTGCTGTGCCGCTGTTACAACCATCGCTTCTCCTTGACCGTTGCCGAATACGACATCTCCACATGCAAAAACTTTCTTATTCGAGGTTTGCATTGTCGTTTCATCAATATCAACTACACCGTCAGTATGCTTTAAGCCAAACGCTTCAATTAATGATACAAAGCGTGTTTGACCAATGGCTTTAATCACTGCATCTACTTTAATGATAAAATTGGATCCATCAACCACTTCAGGTCTTTGTCTGCCGTCTGCACCCACCTCCCCGAGTTTCATTTTGACGCATTCAATTCCTACGACTTGGCCTGCTTCGTCACCGATAATTTTTTGGGGAGCTGTCAGCCAATTAAACTCCACACCATCTTGCTTGGCAAATTCATATTCGAATTTGTACGCTGTCATTTCTTTTTGTGTTCTTCTATAAAGAATTTTCACATTTTCAGCACCTAGTCGAACAGCGCATGTAGCACCATCGATTGCTGTATTCCCAGCACCGATAACAGCAACGCGCTTTCCGACCAAGTTTTTTGTAAGCGCTCCCATTTTTGTTTGCTTTACAAACTCGATTGCATCATGGACCCCAGCTAGTTCCTCCCCTTCAATTCTAAGATTCGGCACTGCCCCCATGCCAACCGCCAAAATAACGCTGTCGTATTGCTCTAAAATTGCCTCGGCAGAAATATCAATGCCTACTGTTGTATTCGTTTTAATGTCTACGCCAAGCTTTGCAATTTGCTCAACTTCCCAATCCACTACTTCGTTCGGCAAACGGAATGACACGATACCATAGCTTCCTAGACCACCTGCTTTCGATTCAGCTTCATAGATTGTGACACTGAATCCAAAACGACTAAGCTCACGTGCTGCTGATAACCCGGCAGGACCAGCGCCAATAATCGCTACTTTTTGTCCATTGCTTTGGCCTTTATTAAATAGCTGGGCATCCGATTCCATCGCCCAATCAGTTGCGTAACGTTGCAAGTGACCTATTTTAATTGGTTTTGTGGAAGCGTTTAACACACATGCCCCTTCACACAACTCCTCTGTCGGACAAACTCTCGCACAGCTTGCGCCTATCGGGTTTGCTTCTAATATAGTCGTAGCTGAGCCTTTCATATTACCAGATGCAATTTTTTTTATGAAATTTGGGATTTGAATACTCGTTGGACAGGCTTTAATACAAGGTGCATCGTAGCAATAGAGGCAGCGATTTGCCTCTTCTAGCGCTTCATTTTTTGTCATCCTATTTGTCAATTCAACAAAATTTCGTTGAAGCTGCGAAGTCATTGAATCCATTTCCACATCCCCCTCATGTGTTTATTTCTAGTTAAACCTTAATCGTATCTGTAACAGTTGGTTTTAGTACGCGTTTTATATATTGTCCACTGCCTAATACCCCTACGAACTCTTTATTCTTAATGACATACTCGCCGCGCAATAGTACGCTGACCGGCTCCCCTGTCACTTCCCAGCCTTCATAAGCGTTATAATCGACATTCATGTGATGTGTGTTCGCTGAAATTTCACGTTTTACCGAAGGATCGAAAATCACGATATCTGCATCAGAACCAATTGCAATCGTTCCTTTTTGTGGGTATAAACCGAAAATCTTTGCAGCACTTGTTGAAATCATATCGACGAATTCATTGATTGAAATTTTCCCTTTTGCTACGCCTTCTGAATATAAAATACCAAAGCGGTCTTCAATAAATGGTCCACCATTTGGGATTTTAGAGAAATCATTTATACCTAATTGCTTCTTCCCATTAAAGCTAAATGAACATTGATCTGAGCCAATTGTTTGCAGTTGCTTCGCTTTTAAGGCATTCCATAAATGCTCTTGATGGTACTTAGGACGAAGTGGTGGTGACCAAACATATTTAGCACCTTCAAAGCCTGGCTGTGCTAAAGCAGATTGATCGAGCGTTAAATATGGTGGACATGTTTCCCCGTATACCTCATACCCCTTCTCACGCGCTGCAATAATTTCATCGACTGCTTCTTTACAAGTAACATGGACAACATAAAGTTTGGCACCTGCGATATGTGCTAATTCAATAGCTCGTTTTGTCGCTTCGCCTTCTAATTCTGCCGGACGAGTCAGTGCATGATAAATCGGCTCTGTATGACCAGCACGTTTCGCTTCCTCTACTAGTTCATCGATGACTGAGCCATTTTCACAGTGCACCATCACGACAGCACCTAAGTCTTTCGCAATTTTAAATGCTTTGAAAAGCGTGCGGTCTGTCGCTTGGAATTCTTTCGCGTAAGCCATGAATACCTTCACGGACGTTATGCCTTCTTGCTCTAGTAATAACGGTAATTCCGCCTCTGTCTCAGGCGTTAAATCACCAATCATTAAATGGAAACCATAGTCAATAGCCGAGTTGCCCTTTGCTTTTTCATGCCATTTTTCCACCGCTGCTGAAAGCTTCTCTTCACCTGCAGATAAGCAAAAGTCTAAAATAGTCGTCGTACCACCAAATGCAGCTGCAATCGTGCCAGACTTCCAATCATCATCTGTCACTGTGTTGTTAAATGGCATATCTAAATGCGTGTGGGGATCAATTCCTCCTGGCATGACGTACTTGCCCGTTGCATCAATAATTTCTGCTCCTTCGGCTGATAAATCCTTGCCAATTTGAACAATTTTTCCATTTTCTATTAAAATATCTGCCTCATACACATCTGAAGCCGTAGCAACTAGTCCACCTGTAATAATTTTTTTCACTATACCCCTCACCCTTCACTTGATAAATTTAATCATAAAAAAACTGGGGTGTTGATTAATCAATTTTCAACTTTACTATTAAAGTAAGAAGTCACCTGTTAAAAAATTTAATGTAAAGTAAATGTCTCTCCCATTACGAACTTTGTTTGCAGCGTCAGCACGGTTTCAAGTAAAACATCTGCACCTTTCGCACAGTCCTCAAATGTCGTCACCTCTTCCTCGCAATGACTTTTCCCTTTAATACTCGGGACAAATATCATTGCAGAAGGGATAAAACTCGCGATATACTGCGCATCATGACCGGCCCCGCTGAACATTCGGTGGCTTGAGTAGCCAAAGTCCTGACAAGATTTTTCTATTTCATTGCAAATAGATACATCAAAAAACACAGTATCACGTCCCCATAACTTGACTGTATGGACGAAGCAACCATTTTCCTCTGACGGTAAGCTTTTTAGAATTTCTTCTACTTTTCGCATTACTTCTGGATCTTGATGACGAGAATCAATGGTAAGTGCAACTTTGTTTGGAATTACTGTATGAATATTAGGCGAAACATTCATACGTCCAAATGTATAAACAAGTTGTTCGTCGATTTTCCCAAGATGCTCATGTAAATACGAAATGATGCGAGACGCTACAATCAACGGATCTTTACGCATCGACATCGGCGTTGTTCCAGCGTGGTCTGACTCACCTGTAACCGTAATTTCATAACAAACCATTCCTAAAACGCCTTCGACAACACCAATTTCTTGTTGCTTCGCTTCTAATACTGGTCCTTGTTCAATATGCAGTTCAATGTATGCGAGGGCTTCTGTTAAACGGTTTTCTTTCTCCCCCACATAACCACTAGCTTGAAGCGCCTCATTAAAAGTGATGCCATTTTTATCAGTAGACTGTATCATTTTGTCTTTACTAAATTTTGAAGCAACTACACCAGAACTCATCATCGCGGGGTCAAAACGAGCACCTTCTTCATTCGTAAAATTCACAATCATTAATGGGATGTCTAGTTCAATGTCATTTTCCTTAATCGTTCTTACAGCCTCTATTGCGGTTAAAACACCTAAGACGCCATCAAACCTCCCACCTTTTTCAACAGAATCTAAATGTGATCCCATTACAATTGGTGGGCAATCTTTTTTTCCTGGTAGAATCGCATAGATATTCGCCATGTCGTCTACTTTAATCTCCATGCCTAACTCTTTACATACTTCACAAAAATAGTCTCTCGCTAATATATCTTCTTTCGAAAGAGACAAACGCGTTACACCACCATTTGCGGTAGCTCCAAATTGACTAAATTGCTCAATTGACTCTTGCAAACGACTACTATTACATTTATACATATGCCAGTCCTCTCTTTCACAATTACTAAAAAGGTGTTTATTATTAAAATTCTAAAATAGAAAAGATTTACAAGATATGGATAGGAAACTAAAAAAAAATGTGCAAGTGCACATTATTTATGGTAAATTATTTGCATAATAAGGGAGGGTTGTTATGGGGACGATTCGCAAAATCGTAGAGGGGGCTCTATTCCCTATGCTGACATTAGTAGCTGGACAAAGTGGTATGTATCGAAAAGTTACAGGTATTAACGTAGTAGAAAGCATTGATTTAATCATGTTTTGCCGACCTAATGAATTAGTCGTGACAACAGGCATTAATTTTTCACACCAAAATTCATCCTTAGAACAACTAGTTAAACTAGCGTACACAAAAAAAGTAGCAGGTTTTATCGTTAATACAGGGCCTTACATTCCTGACATTCCTGAATCGGTCATTAAATTTGCAAATGAGCATGACTTTCCAATTTTTCAAATGCCTTGGGATCGTCGTGTCGCCGATCTTCTAAAAACAACATTTCAATTTATCGCCACTCACCAGCAAGAACAATCTACTGAAGATAAGGTGCTTTACAACTTACTGTTTCACTACAAACAACACGCTGAATCTATTAAACAAAACTTAACACAACTCGGATTCCCACCAGGCTCTGAATTAGCCATCATCACTTGCACAACAACAGATGCACAAAGCA is part of the Psychrobacillus sp. FSL H8-0483 genome and encodes:
- a CDS encoding NAD(P)-dependent oxidoreductase: MDSMTSQLQRNFVELTNRMTKNEALEEANRCLYCYDAPCIKACPTSIQIPNFIKKIASGNMKGSATTILEANPIGASCARVCPTEELCEGACVLNASTKPIKIGHLQRYATDWAMESDAQLFNKGQSNGQKVAIIGAGPAGLSAARELSRFGFSVTIYEAESKAGGLGSYGIVSFRLPNEVVDWEVEQIAKLGVDIKTNTTVGIDISAEAILEQYDSVILAVGMGAVPNLRIEGEELAGVHDAIEFVKQTKMGALTKNLVGKRVAVIGAGNTAIDGATCAVRLGAENVKILYRRTQKEMTAYKFEYEFAKQDGVEFNWLTAPQKIIGDEAGQVVGIECVKMKLGEVGADGRQRPEVVDGSNFIIKVDAVIKAIGQTRFVSLIEAFGLKHTDGVVDIDETTMQTSNKKVFACGDVVFGNGQGEAMVVTAAQQGKDVAQMIHNRLKKPSELA
- a CDS encoding NCS1 family transporter, encoding MGNNGNYLKSPDLLPVTHQQRNIGAFGFAVIWIGMAIVLAAFAIGGSAIMSLPLPMVILATLIGSCLIGVFMTLIGDIGIEHGLSFPVYMRAPFGIFGTHIPSLVRGVTAACWFGLNTYFGAMAINGILNLLFGFNNWFLCFLVFAALQLFNTSLGIKSIERFADLAAPIIILISCWMYITLADNATSQGKEIWTWVESPTTGVAAFTAFMVVIMANMGFWATLAADMPSLSRFFKAPKNERNWFKRNKTQLVGSIIVMPITNTFMVTIGAVCYMAVSSADPINALQQSASGIVLGILLLMIVLAQWSTNTSANVIPAATIFSNIGGPKVPFWVGVVIAGIIGVIAQPWSLFDVLVNALLIIGGILTAIVGILFADYYLIRKRRVNVKDLYELDGQFKYMHGFNFAGLIAWVVGGAIANMFPTYSSLIGFFVGALVYFVLAKYWWFKKYPQAELIDPSDEKYLGITAGHNLD
- the hydA gene encoding dihydropyrimidinase, with amino-acid sequence MKKIITGGLVATASDVYEADILIENGKIVQIGKDLSAEGAEIIDATGKYVMPGGIDPHTHLDMPFNNTVTDDDWKSGTIAAAFGGTTTILDFCLSAGEEKLSAAVEKWHEKAKGNSAIDYGFHLMIGDLTPETEAELPLLLEQEGITSVKVFMAYAKEFQATDRTLFKAFKIAKDLGAVVMVHCENGSVIDELVEEAKRAGHTEPIYHALTRPAELEGEATKRAIELAHIAGAKLYVVHVTCKEAVDEIIAAREKGYEVYGETCPPYLTLDQSALAQPGFEGAKYVWSPPLRPKYHQEHLWNALKAKQLQTIGSDQCSFSFNGKKQLGINDFSKIPNGGPFIEDRFGILYSEGVAKGKISINEFVDMISTSAAKIFGLYPQKGTIAIGSDADIVIFDPSVKREISANTHHMNVDYNAYEGWEVTGEPVSVLLRGEYVIKNKEFVGVLGSGQYIKRVLKPTVTDTIKV
- a CDS encoding Zn-dependent hydrolase, which codes for MYKCNSSRLQESIEQFSQFGATANGGVTRLSLSKEDILARDYFCEVCKELGMEIKVDDMANIYAILPGKKDCPPIVMGSHLDSVEKGGRFDGVLGVLTAIEAVRTIKENDIELDIPLMIVNFTNEEGARFDPAMMSSGVVASKFSKDKMIQSTDKNGITFNEALQASGYVGEKENRLTEALAYIELHIEQGPVLEAKQQEIGVVEGVLGMVCYEITVTGESDHAGTTPMSMRKDPLIVASRIISYLHEHLGKIDEQLVYTFGRMNVSPNIHTVIPNKVALTIDSRHQDPEVMRKVEEILKSLPSEENGCFVHTVKLWGRDTVFFDVSICNEIEKSCQDFGYSSHRMFSGAGHDAQYIASFIPSAMIFVPSIKGKSHCEEEVTTFEDCAKGADVLLETVLTLQTKFVMGETFTLH
- the preA gene encoding NAD-dependent dihydropyrimidine dehydrogenase subunit PreA produces the protein MADLRIDLAGIKSPNPFWLASAPPTNSGYQVQRAFEAGWGGAVWKTLGEPILNVSSRFAAVSYNGQRVAGFNNIELITDRPLEVNLQEIYETKKRFPNHAIIVSLMVEPKQEKWHEIVKKVEDVGVDGLELNFGCPHGMAERGMGSASGQVPELVEKQTYWVKEVARTPVIVKLTPNITDITVTAEAATRGGADAISMINTINSLAGVDLDTWNTVPHVGGKGAHGGYCGPAVKPIALNMVAECARNPSINVPISGIGGISNWQDAAEFMLMGATGVQVCTAAMHHGFSIVEDMIDGLNNYLDDKGIASVMDLVGRTVPRYSDWGNLDLNYKIVAEINNDVCINCNKCHIACEDTSHQCIDLYTESGRPMLKVREQDCVGCNLCSIVCPVDGAITMVERKSAIAPMTWNERQSLISNLAK
- a CDS encoding alpha/beta hydrolase, which encodes MSLKLYDTQLKKLDYSYKDVYVHTRFGRTHIIETANLSGEPLLVFHGGNSTSAYNLLMYRFLLKNFHIYAVDIIGHPGKSDEVSLSPRNYDYGKLANDVITGLGFDKIACFGVSFGGGVLAKLMCTAPEKIKKSVLIVPSGINNAFPISTVKMMIPLLKYKLTKKEKYIKETASFIAINEEILDKDTLDMVKDSFDYVKTKVGMPSNVSEQLMQQCKAPTLIMAGEKDCLFPAKKVIPRAKRIIPNRTTHMLKGCGHIHMMPKREKKMIVDFLNV
- a CDS encoding DUF6176 family protein; the encoded protein is MKIECTRFRVKQGKTEKVNEWLGFLNEHMEDVLVTLEGEKMYVETIFREVLNGEEYLYWYSVQGTGGNEVDESEHWIDKQHLAYWSECIDDTYKPVDLQTEVVMILDKVRDSMK